In the Candidatus Eisenbacteria bacterium genome, ATCCGGGAAGAAGCCGGAGCGCCTCGCGATAGGCGGCCTCCGCCTCCTCGCTCTCCCCGCTCGCCAGAAGCCCGTTCGCGAGGTGCACGAGCGAGTAGGCCCGCGCGATCCCCTTCCCCGCGCCGAAGGAGCCCCCGTTCACGAGGACGAAGAGAAGGGCGAGAGAGCCGGCCGCCCAGAGGCGGGGGGCCCACGCGCCTCTTCGAAGAACGCCCGCGAACGCCGCCGTCCCGACCGCCGCCGGCGGGATGAGCGCGACGGAGAAGGGGATCCGGTACCTCGAGTGCGTGTAGAAGAGAAGAGCCGAGAGGAACTGCGCCGCGAGAAAGAGGAGGACCGGCGCCCCCCTCCGCCGGCGGAGAAGGACCGCGAGACCAAGCGCGCCGAGCGGAGCGATCACGCCGAACACGAACGGAGCACGCCGGAGCGCGGGGATCTCCTCTTGAAAAAAGGAGAGATCCGCGTTGTCCGGCGCCTCGGCGTTGTTCCAATGGAGCACCGCTTTTCGGCCGAGAAGAGCGAGATACGCGCCCGGGTCGCCGCGGATCCAATCGAGCGCGCGGCGCGTCCAGTACCACGACACCTCGGACGCCTTCAGCGAGCGCCCCGCCCCTGCCTCGGCAATCCGCCGGGAATCGCGGATGTTGATGTTCTCGGGAGAGAGAGGGATCGGCTCGTCGGGGAACGCGAAGACCCCGGCCGCCTTCTCGTTGTTCCCCATGTAGAAGTTGATCCCGCTGTGCGAGGAGACGAGGACGAAGTCATTCCCGCGGACGAGGTTTCGGATCGTCGCCGGGGAGACGGCGAGGAGTAGACCGGCGAGAAGAAGAAGGGCGGCCCGCGCCTTCCTTGTTTCCTCGCGCGCAAAGAGGATCCAACCGAGAAGAAACGGAAAGAAGAGGAGGAGGTTCCCTTGGATCAGCGTTCCGACGCCGAGGAGGATCCCCGCGGCGAAAAGCTTCGCGTATGAAGCGCCGGGACGGCGCCGGAGAAGGAGCGCGAGAAGAAGGAGATTAACGAAGACCCCGATCGCCGTCGGGAGAAGGAACGCCTCGTAGAAGAGCGCGGGGCGGTAGAGCCCGCCGGCGAGAAGCGCGAGAAGTCCGGCCGGCGCGCCCCCGAGGCGGCGCCCGATGTCGAAGAGGAGGAGCGCGCTCCCGATTCCGAGAAGGAGCTGGAAAAGGACGATCGGAACCGGCCCGGCGCCGAAGACCTTGTAGAAGAGGGCGAGGGAATACGGGTAGAACGGGTTCGTCGCGAAGACGTCGAGCGGATACCCCTCGCCCGCCGCGATCGCGCGGGCCAGCCGGTCGTTCACCTCCGCGTCCACGGCCGGATGAAGGAACAGAGGGTGCGCGCGGACCTCGGCGAAGTAGGCGACCCGGAGACCAGCCGCGAGAAGAAGAGCCCCCGCAAGGAGGAGCGCTCCCCTCCTCGCCCTCACGGCTCTCCCCGCCGGAGCGGCGGCTCCCCGGGGCCCGGCTCTTCGGAGCACGCGGCCCGGTAGCAGCCGGCGCGGAGATCCCCGAGAAGCGGAGAGCGCGCGTGAAGCCGATGGTCCGTTGCCTCGTCGCAGAAGCCGGGGTCGAGAACGCGGACGCCCTCGATCGGCGCGGCGCCCTCCGGCCCCTCGGCCGGAGCGCACGCCCAGACGACGTTCCCCTCCGCCTCGAGCGACGCCTTTCCTTCATGCATCAACCAAGGTCCGGTCGAGCGAACGACGAGGTTCCGGCGGATCGCCGCGCTCCCCGTATCCTCCACGCGGATCCCTCCCATGAAGCCGTGGTTCCGGACGAGCGTGTTCTCCTCGATCCGGGCGCTCGACTTCCAGGAGTAGAGCGACGCCCCCTGTTGGCCGCAGTGGTTGTCGAAGGCGAGGTTCCGCTCGATCCGCCCGTCGACCTCTTGGAGGAACGAGACCGCCCCGCCCCGCTTCATCGCGAAGTTCCCCTCGAACAGGTTTCCGAGGACGGCAGCGACGCACT is a window encoding:
- a CDS encoding tetratricopeptide repeat protein; this encodes MRARRGALLLAGALLLAAGLRVAYFAEVRAHPLFLHPAVDAEVNDRLARAIAAGEGYPLDVFATNPFYPYSLALFYKVFGAGPVPIVLFQLLLGIGSALLLFDIGRRLGGAPAGLLALLAGGLYRPALFYEAFLLPTAIGVFVNLLLLALLLRRRPGASYAKLFAAGILLGVGTLIQGNLLLFFPFLLGWILFAREETRKARAALLLLAGLLLAVSPATIRNLVRGNDFVLVSSHSGINFYMGNNEKAAGVFAFPDEPIPLSPENINIRDSRRIAEAGAGRSLKASEVSWYWTRRALDWIRGDPGAYLALLGRKAVLHWNNAEAPDNADLSFFQEEIPALRRAPFVFGVIAPLGALGLAVLLRRRRGAPVLLFLAAQFLSALLFYTHSRYRIPFSVALIPPAAVGTAAFAGVLRRGAWAPRLWAAGSLALLFVLVNGGSFGAGKGIARAYSLVHLANGLLASGESEEAEAAYREALRLLPGYPTAHYGLGRLLQLEGRAADAAEEYRAAIRGSPAFAEARANLGTVYHSLGENEKAVEEYREAIHLRPASPEFLYNLGNALYDMGRFGEAAAEYAAAVEMDPRNERIVRNLVNALERGGDLPQAERTVREAIARIGSTADLHNRLGDLLEKEERDEEAMREYRRAVEIDPRHSAAWNNIGLLRFHKGEVDAAIEAWRTILDYDPESPVIANIRMAEAALAEGREGGSR